ATCGGCCGGAAAGTGTGGGAAAAGCCATTCAGGTTGCCCTGAGTGAAATTTTGCATACGGAAACCCGTGACCCCGGTCTGTCCGAAGTCACTATTACAGCTGTCACGATGTCTCGTGACCTGCGCACAGCCAGGGTCTATGTCAGTGTGATGAGCGGCTCCAGATCGCAAACACAGGTGCTCGAGCGCCTGATGGGGGCAATGTTTTTCTTGCGCCGTGCGCTCGCTCAGCGCGTTCAACTGCGACACGTGCCCGAGTTGGTTTTCGCCTGGGATGATTCCTTCACACAGGGCGCGAGAATCGAGGAATTGCTCAATAGTCTCGACACATAGGTGGTGCCCATAAACGGCTTTCTTTGTATAGACAAACCCGCTGGCTGGACCTCTCAAGATGTCGTCAGTCGGGTGCGTAAGCACTTTGGGATCAAAAAAGTAGGGCACACAGGTACTCTTGATCCCCTGGCAACGGGCGTTTTGCCACTTTGTCTGGGAGCTTATACGCGCTTGAGTTCCTATATTACGGACGGCAATAAACAATATCGTGCGGTTGTGCGTTTGGGGATGACGACCGATTCTCTCGATGCCGATGGTGTGGTTACCAGTAGATCGGGGGATATTCCTGCCGATTATGCACAAGTCGAGGCCGCTGTTACCGAATTCAGGGGGGCGATTGCACAGGTTCCGCCTATGTATTCGGCCATCCGCATGGGGGGGCGCAGGCTTTATGACCTCGCCCGAAGAGGTATTGAGGTTGAACGTCCTGCGCGTAATGTGTGCGTACATAAGCTCGATATTGTGGTTTATGCGCCGCCGCTCTTGCACCTGAACGTACATTGTTCTAAAGGCACTTATATTCGGTCGCTTGCAGACGATATTGGCAAACAGCTTGGATGTGGTGCTCATCTATCAACGCTTCGCAGAACTGCGGTGGGGAGTATTGGATTGGGGCAATGTGTTGCGATTTATGAACTCGAGCGTGTAGAGAGTATTTCTGACGTGTTGGTCAATCCCCACGCTGTTTTATCTGATCTGTCATCGGTTTGT
The nucleotide sequence above comes from Gemmatimonadota bacterium. Encoded proteins:
- the rbfA gene encoding 30S ribosome-binding factor RbfA produces the protein MPSYRPESVGKAIQVALSEILHTETRDPGLSEVTITAVTMSRDLRTARVYVSVMSGSRSQTQVLERLMGAMFFLRRALAQRVQLRHVPELVFAWDDSFTQGARIEELLNSLDT
- the truB gene encoding tRNA pseudouridine(55) synthase TruB, whose translation is MVPINGFLCIDKPAGWTSQDVVSRVRKHFGIKKVGHTGTLDPLATGVLPLCLGAYTRLSSYITDGNKQYRAVVRLGMTTDSLDADGVVTSRSGDIPADYAQVEAAVTEFRGAIAQVPPMYSAIRMGGRRLYDLARRGIEVERPARNVCVHKLDIVVYAPPLLHLNVHCSKGTYIRSLADDIGKQLGCGAHLSTLRRTAVGSIGLGQCVAIYELERVESISDVLVNPHAVLSDLSSVCLTEAQQGRFSNGNPVTDILSDVQDIVTVQNSRGILLGLGHIVEGVLKPIRVIQN